From the genome of Triticum aestivum cultivar Chinese Spring chromosome 3B, IWGSC CS RefSeq v2.1, whole genome shotgun sequence, one region includes:
- the LOC123070645 gene encoding histone-lysine N-methyltransferase, H3 lysine-9 specific SUVH4 isoform X2: protein MMICVAILPGAAICEYVGALPRTGEKRSGSDMHMPSLHVENNSEAPSAPEYCIDAGSVGSFARFINHSCNPNLFAQCVLTNHHDIKLEKVAPNVDNCDVRNSLTIAEYVAEITTSTDRPRS, encoded by the exons ATGATGATATGTGTAGCCATCCTCCCTGGCGCTGCAATCTGTGAGTATGTTGGTGCATTGCCGAGGACTGGAG AGAAAAGGTCAGGGTCTGATATGCATATGCCATCACTTCATGTTGAGAACAATTCCGAGGCACCATCGGCACCGGAGTACTGCATCGATGCTGGATCCGTTGGAAGTTTCGCAAGGTTCATAAACCACAGCTGCAACCCTAACCTCTTTGCCCAGTGTGTCCTAACCAATCACCACGACATCAAGCTAGAAAAG GTAGCACCTAACGTCGACAACTGCGATGTCAGGAACTCCCTCACAATTGCCGAATATGTCGCTGAAATTACAACTTCTACAGACAGACCAAG GAGTTGA
- the LOC123070645 gene encoding histone-lysine N-methyltransferase, H3 lysine-9 specific SUVH4 isoform X1, with protein MMICVAILPGAAICEYVGALPRTGEKRSGSDMHMPSLHVENNSEAPSAPEYCIDAGSVGSFARFINHSCNPNLFAQCVLTNHHDIKLEKVMLFAADTVLPLQVAPNVDNCDVRNSLTIAEYVAEITTSTDRPRS; from the exons ATGATGATATGTGTAGCCATCCTCCCTGGCGCTGCAATCTGTGAGTATGTTGGTGCATTGCCGAGGACTGGAG AGAAAAGGTCAGGGTCTGATATGCATATGCCATCACTTCATGTTGAGAACAATTCCGAGGCACCATCGGCACCGGAGTACTGCATCGATGCTGGATCCGTTGGAAGTTTCGCAAGGTTCATAAACCACAGCTGCAACCCTAACCTCTTTGCCCAGTGTGTCCTAACCAATCACCACGACATCAAGCTAGAAAAGGTGATGCTTTTTGCTGCCGACACGGTACTTCCACTTCAG GTAGCACCTAACGTCGACAACTGCGATGTCAGGAACTCCCTCACAATTGCCGAATATGTCGCTGAAATTACAACTTCTACAGACAGACCAAG GAGTTGA